A genomic stretch from Microcoleus sp. bin38.metabat.b11b12b14.051 includes:
- the prfC gene encoding peptide chain release factor 3, whose amino-acid sequence MTTELETELLTAVERRRNFAIISHPDAGKTTLTEKLLLYGGAIHEAGSVKARRAQRHATSDWMAMEQQRGISITSTVLQFEYQNYHINLLDTPGHQDFSEDTYRTLAAADNAVMLEDAAKGLEPQTRKLFEVCKLRRLPIFTFFNKLDRPSRDPLDLLDEIEKELGLQTYPVNWPIGTGDRFKGVFDRRGRKIHLFERTKHGSRAAVETVIELGDPRIEDLLEQDLYYQLKEELELLDELGTELDLDLVRSGKMTPVFFGSAMSNFGVELFLDAFLDYAMKPIARNSSAGELPPTYEDFTGFVFKLQANMDPRHRDRVAFIRVCTGKFEKDMNVTHARTGKTVRLSRPQKLFAQDRESIEVAYPGDVIGLNNPGVFAIGDTIYTGQKLEYEGIPCFSPELFAFLRNPNPSKFKQFRKGVSELQEEGAVQIMYSVDESKREPILAAVGQLQFEVVQFRMQSEYNVETTIDMLPYSVARWVDGGWDALAKVGRLFNTVTVKDSWGRPVLLFRNDWNCRQVEGEHPVLRLNAIAPVVSGLAVSAE is encoded by the coding sequence ATGACAACAGAACTCGAAACTGAACTGCTAACTGCTGTTGAGCGCCGGCGCAACTTTGCTATTATCTCGCACCCTGACGCGGGTAAAACTACTTTGACAGAAAAGCTGCTGCTTTACGGAGGTGCAATTCACGAAGCAGGTTCTGTGAAAGCGCGGCGAGCTCAGCGACACGCTACTTCTGACTGGATGGCGATGGAACAGCAGCGGGGAATTTCGATTACTTCTACTGTGTTGCAGTTTGAATATCAAAATTATCACATTAATCTGCTAGATACTCCCGGACACCAAGATTTTAGCGAAGATACTTATCGAACTCTGGCTGCTGCTGATAATGCGGTGATGCTTGAGGATGCTGCTAAGGGTTTGGAACCGCAAACTCGCAAGTTATTTGAAGTTTGTAAGCTGCGACGTTTGCCTATTTTTACTTTCTTTAATAAGCTCGATCGCCCTAGCAGAGATCCTTTGGATTTGTTGGACGAAATTGAGAAGGAATTGGGTTTGCAGACTTATCCGGTGAATTGGCCGATCGGTACGGGCGATCGCTTTAAAGGTGTTTTCGATCGCAGAGGGCGCAAAATTCACTTGTTCGAGCGAACTAAACACGGTTCTCGCGCGGCTGTTGAGACGGTGATTGAATTGGGCGATCCGCGGATTGAGGATTTGTTGGAACAAGACCTTTACTATCAGCTTAAAGAAGAGTTGGAACTGCTGGATGAGTTAGGAACTGAGCTCGATTTGGACTTGGTGCGATCGGGGAAAATGACGCCTGTTTTCTTTGGTAGCGCGATGAGCAATTTTGGGGTCGAACTGTTTTTAGATGCGTTTTTAGATTACGCGATGAAGCCGATCGCCCGCAACAGCAGCGCCGGGGAACTTCCGCCAACTTATGAAGACTTTACCGGGTTTGTGTTTAAGTTGCAAGCGAATATGGACCCGAGACATCGCGATCGCGTGGCGTTTATTCGGGTTTGTACCGGCAAGTTTGAAAAGGACATGAACGTGACTCATGCTCGGACTGGTAAAACGGTGCGTTTGTCAAGGCCTCAAAAATTATTTGCTCAGGATCGGGAGTCGATCGAGGTTGCGTATCCCGGCGATGTGATTGGTTTGAACAATCCGGGGGTTTTTGCGATCGGGGATACTATTTACACTGGTCAAAAGCTGGAATATGAAGGGATTCCCTGTTTTTCGCCGGAACTTTTTGCGTTTTTGAGAAATCCGAATCCTTCTAAGTTTAAGCAGTTCCGCAAAGGTGTTTCGGAGTTGCAGGAAGAGGGCGCCGTGCAGATTATGTATTCGGTTGATGAGTCGAAACGCGAACCGATTTTGGCGGCTGTGGGACAGTTACAATTTGAGGTGGTGCAGTTCCGAATGCAGTCGGAATATAATGTCGAAACTACGATCGATATGTTGCCTTATAGTGTAGCTCGTTGGGTTGATGGCGGTTGGGATGCGCTGGCGAAGGTTGGACGGTTGTTTAATACTGTGACGGTGAAGGATAGTTGGGGACGGCCGGTTTTGTTGTTTAGAAATGACTGGAATTGCCGTCAGGTGGAAGGTGAACATCCTGTTTTGAGGTTAAATGCGATCGCGCCTGTGGTTTCTGGTTTGGCCGTTAGCGCGGAGTAG
- a CDS encoding DUF4870 domain-containing protein, which yields MYDSDKRKLLSLVCHGAIFFSTLLFSIGAPIAVLLVSDDPVVKENATEAINFHLNVWLYSAVIVALTVVTFGLAGFILVPLGYLLHWGLTIMAILHVLQTPNEAYRYPFIFRIV from the coding sequence ATGTACGACTCCGACAAGCGGAAGCTGCTATCACTGGTGTGTCACGGGGCGATTTTTTTCAGCACGTTACTGTTCTCGATCGGAGCGCCGATCGCCGTATTGTTAGTTTCAGATGACCCCGTTGTCAAAGAAAACGCCACAGAAGCAATTAATTTTCACCTGAATGTATGGCTGTACAGCGCTGTGATTGTGGCGTTAACTGTGGTGACTTTTGGGCTAGCCGGATTTATCCTAGTGCCCCTAGGTTATCTGTTGCACTGGGGACTGACAATTATGGCTATCCTCCACGTTTTGCAAACTCCTAATGAAGCTTACCGCTACCCTTTTATTTTCCGCATAGTTTAG
- a CDS encoding RNA-binding protein, producing MSIRLYVGNLPKELDRQELQEVFAPEGESVTTKVITDRKTGKCRGFGFVTVLTDEQADQVIEKYNGLMFKENPLKIEKALPRSKGKSEKGEDDQQQSSSPASPQLVSASPSQPIPAPQQQQRSAPPTQGGGGGSSKSNRRRSDNNKSRRNQSATTVSSADSGSVQPDPRWASALEELKQRLVEAQTTN from the coding sequence ATGTCTATTCGTCTGTATGTTGGCAATTTACCCAAAGAACTTGACCGCCAAGAATTGCAAGAAGTTTTTGCACCGGAAGGGGAATCTGTTACTACCAAGGTAATTACAGACCGCAAAACAGGTAAATGCAGGGGATTTGGTTTTGTGACGGTGCTCACCGACGAACAAGCCGACCAAGTTATTGAGAAATATAACGGGTTGATGTTTAAAGAAAACCCCCTAAAAATAGAAAAGGCACTTCCCCGCTCTAAGGGTAAATCCGAGAAGGGCGAAGACGATCAGCAACAGTCATCATCGCCTGCTTCACCGCAGTTGGTGTCGGCGTCGCCGTCGCAGCCAATACCCGCACCGCAGCAACAGCAACGCTCGGCCCCTCCTACCCAAGGTGGCGGTGGCGGTTCTAGCAAAAGCAATCGCCGTCGGAGTGACAACAACAAGTCCCGCCGCAATCAGTCAGCAACAACGGTTTCGAGTGCTGACTCCGGCTCGGTGCAGCCAGATCCGCGCTGGGCGAGCGCTCTGGAAGAACTCAAGCAAAGATTGGTGGAAGCTCAGACTACTAATTAA
- a CDS encoding zinc metalloprotease HtpX: MASPNNQNSADSSLKQSLEAGLAALKQKDYQSAIALLESVTQTAANQPPGIRAQMGLVAAYKATGNLQSAIALCTSLTNIPNTQIKTWADRTLKELTPPLPPKTPETPPETGFVAFDLGTKSAKNTLKGDGLRPASLRPTADKKTGFSPLEPTVGPGNTKSTHISPPPPPPKPPIRPTLETLEGGHGGTAPTETATDAETSDENSSGSPTDIPGFASPDTYQLTWREAGRVKSPRPLKPLKLLNFRIEAVASAIALFFLARFVLQFLLTNTNSLLVQLYIFTRVPIFQPIQLFYRDPTPFLQFVFGLLLASSPWLTDALLKLFGGIENLRASVLSKHSKEASRVLRSFCTKQNMPTPVLKLLPLKVPVAFSYGCLPRFARITVSQGLLDQLTDDEIAAIFARELAHISHWDFAPMSLAMLILQIPYLIYWQTAYWGERLCDLMTIDFLRRSVRVITAAISATSYGIYKLLRWPMLWLSRRRVYFSDRTSAEITGNPNGLTRAIAKIAIGIAANIQQQQQTSFFLESFDLLLPVGVAQALTLGGAALQAPLEQILRWDVTNPDRTWLTINNTHPLMGERLNLLQLYAQFWKLETELDLASLSPEQSQKAKLSLFESILEFKDSKLLLQGAPFFGIPMSLGIVALLWTVSWLFSKTSIWQLDWLLGDRSILWGCLPIGFCLGTLMRINHFFPDITPRKTVSPSLPEILSNPDTLPLDAQPVQLSGQLLGRHGIDNWLGQDLILQTATGLVRLHYVSMIGPIGSLYPLLLKQTTRPCDLIGKPVVATGWLRRGATVAIDLETLRSQSGIVSDSGHPIWSAILAFAAAFWGAYIITQGGT, translated from the coding sequence ATGGCATCTCCAAACAATCAAAATTCGGCGGATTCATCTCTGAAACAGTCTCTGGAGGCTGGGTTAGCTGCTTTGAAACAAAAAGATTACCAAAGCGCGATCGCCCTTTTAGAATCCGTCACCCAAACCGCAGCAAATCAACCGCCCGGAATCCGCGCCCAAATGGGGTTAGTGGCGGCTTACAAAGCTACCGGAAATCTCCAAAGCGCGATCGCCCTGTGCACTTCCCTCACCAACATCCCCAACACCCAAATCAAAACCTGGGCCGATCGCACTTTAAAAGAATTAACCCCACCTCTCCCTCCAAAAACACCGGAAACTCCCCCCGAAACAGGTTTTGTCGCGTTTGATTTAGGAACAAAATCTGCGAAAAATACGCTCAAGGGCGATGGCTTACGCCCCGCTTCGCTACGACCAACCGCAGACAAAAAAACCGGATTTTCACCCTTAGAGCCGACTGTCGGGCCGGGAAACACCAAATCGACACATATTTCACCGCCACCTCCACCCCCCAAACCGCCGATTCGCCCCACATTAGAGACATTAGAGGGCGGGCACGGGGGCACCGCCCCTACGGAAACCGCAACGGATGCAGAAACTAGCGATGAAAACAGTTCCGGTTCCCCAACAGATATCCCCGGATTCGCCAGCCCCGATACTTATCAACTAACTTGGCGCGAAGCGGGGCGCGTGAAAAGCCCGCGCCCTCTCAAACCGCTAAAGTTGCTGAATTTTCGGATCGAAGCTGTCGCAAGTGCGATCGCCCTGTTTTTCCTAGCCCGATTTGTCCTACAATTCCTGCTGACAAACACTAATTCTCTATTAGTTCAGCTTTATATATTTACTAGGGTGCCAATTTTCCAGCCGATTCAGCTTTTTTACCGAGATCCAACTCCGTTTCTACAGTTTGTTTTCGGATTGCTTTTGGCCTCATCTCCCTGGCTGACAGACGCACTCCTAAAACTATTTGGCGGTATCGAAAACCTGCGCGCCTCTGTTTTATCCAAACACAGCAAGGAAGCTAGCCGCGTACTCCGCAGTTTTTGTACCAAGCAAAATATGCCGACTCCTGTGCTGAAACTCTTGCCGCTGAAGGTTCCTGTAGCTTTTAGTTACGGCTGTTTACCTCGTTTTGCTCGGATTACTGTCAGTCAAGGGCTGTTGGATCAACTCACGGATGATGAAATTGCAGCTATTTTCGCGCGGGAATTAGCCCATATTTCTCATTGGGATTTTGCGCCGATGTCGTTGGCGATGCTGATACTTCAAATTCCTTACCTTATATATTGGCAGACTGCTTACTGGGGTGAACGGTTGTGCGATTTAATGACGATCGACTTTTTGCGTCGTAGTGTCAGAGTTATCACCGCTGCAATTTCTGCTACAAGTTACGGGATTTATAAGTTATTGCGTTGGCCGATGTTGTGGTTGTCGCGCCGGAGAGTCTATTTTAGCGATCGCACTTCAGCAGAAATTACCGGCAATCCTAACGGTTTGACGCGCGCTATCGCTAAAATTGCGATCGGCATTGCTGCAAATATCCAACAGCAACAACAAACCAGCTTTTTTCTCGAAAGTTTCGATTTATTGTTACCCGTCGGCGTCGCCCAAGCTTTAACCCTCGGTGGTGCTGCATTACAAGCGCCACTAGAACAGATTTTGCGCTGGGATGTCACAAATCCCGATCGCACTTGGTTGACAATTAACAACACGCATCCTTTGATGGGAGAGCGTTTGAATCTCTTGCAACTCTACGCTCAATTCTGGAAACTGGAGACGGAGTTGGATTTGGCGAGTCTGTCGCCGGAGCAATCTCAGAAAGCAAAATTGTCTCTGTTTGAGTCAATACTCGAATTTAAAGACTCAAAACTCTTGTTACAAGGTGCGCCGTTTTTTGGGATTCCGATGAGTTTGGGGATTGTGGCGCTGCTGTGGACGGTTAGCTGGCTGTTTTCCAAGACGAGTATTTGGCAACTCGATTGGCTTTTGGGCGATCGATCGATTCTTTGGGGCTGTTTGCCGATCGGATTTTGCCTCGGTACTTTGATGCGGATCAATCATTTTTTCCCCGACATTACCCCACGAAAAACCGTTTCGCCGAGTTTACCGGAAATTTTGTCAAATCCAGATACTCTGCCCCTAGATGCTCAACCTGTGCAGCTTTCCGGGCAACTTTTGGGTAGGCATGGTATTGACAATTGGCTCGGACAGGATTTAATTTTGCAAACGGCAACGGGTTTAGTGAGGTTGCACTATGTTTCGATGATTGGCCCGATCGGCTCTTTGTACCCATTGTTGCTCAAACAGACAACTCGCCCCTGCGATTTGATCGGAAAACCCGTTGTTGCGACTGGTTGGCTGCGCCGAGGTGCTACTGTGGCGATCGACCTAGAAACTCTCCGCAGTCAATCCGGGATAGTTAGTGACAGCGGACATCCAATTTGGTCTGCAATTCTAGCCTTTGCTGCTGCCTTTTGGGGCGCATACATTATTACCCAGGGCGGAACATGA
- a CDS encoding tellurite resistance TerB family protein, with translation MGKFDKIFNSEDKSEASLTSEESVAAVSLVAAEANSPDADADILESILWDSEVFAEYSEDDMSAMFKKLAGIISQDGLGALFKTAWQSMPDELVLDTFAITAAMFVIDGEVSEKHLAFLQEFQQVLGVEDEEAEEIIEDVVAAYSQVEDVEPELDVEGPLYVSPEGNFSVLIPVDEAKGGRIDEEEGCVAFSDDFGILLKIDYFPIAGEVEELIESAGESPYLTSFLNNFIDGEILTKFPKSKLLYTEYLEDEEAYFAVVDLPAGATLSVQENDGSLTRLDAYRGFMAFIAEDFCYTISCQRIYHQKQELGSLESEVEDMMNKIFEFIETVEFSPLE, from the coding sequence GTGGGCAAGTTTGATAAAATATTCAATTCAGAAGACAAATCCGAAGCCAGCTTGACTTCAGAGGAATCCGTAGCGGCGGTATCACTTGTCGCAGCCGAGGCTAATTCTCCTGACGCGGATGCTGATATTTTAGAAAGCATACTCTGGGACTCAGAAGTATTTGCTGAATACTCGGAAGATGATATGTCCGCAATGTTTAAAAAACTCGCAGGTATTATCAGCCAAGACGGTTTAGGAGCGTTATTTAAGACTGCTTGGCAATCAATGCCAGATGAGTTAGTTTTGGATACTTTTGCCATCACCGCAGCCATGTTTGTCATTGATGGAGAAGTGTCCGAGAAACACCTGGCGTTTCTCCAGGAATTCCAGCAAGTATTAGGTGTAGAAGATGAGGAAGCTGAGGAAATTATCGAGGATGTAGTTGCTGCGTACTCGCAAGTAGAGGATGTCGAGCCTGAGTTAGATGTAGAGGGGCCGTTGTACGTATCTCCTGAAGGCAATTTTAGCGTTTTGATTCCAGTTGATGAGGCCAAAGGCGGTAGAATTGATGAGGAAGAAGGCTGTGTCGCGTTTTCTGACGACTTTGGTATTTTGCTGAAAATTGATTATTTCCCGATCGCTGGTGAAGTGGAAGAATTAATCGAGTCAGCCGGAGAATCACCCTATCTCACCTCGTTTCTTAACAATTTTATTGATGGGGAAATTCTTACTAAATTTCCCAAATCTAAGTTACTCTACACGGAATATTTAGAAGATGAAGAAGCTTATTTCGCGGTTGTCGATTTGCCGGCGGGTGCAACTCTCAGCGTCCAAGAAAATGACGGCTCTCTGACTCGGCTCGATGCTTACCGGGGATTTATGGCTTTTATCGCTGAAGATTTTTGCTATACGATAAGCTGTCAGCGAATTTATCACCAGAAGCAGGAATTGGGTTCTCTTGAGTCTGAAGTTGAGGACATGATGAACAAAATTTTCGAGTTTATTGAGACTGTGGAATTTTCGCCACTCGAATAA